DNA from Devosia yakushimensis:
TGTGTGGTGACTGCAGAACCCCCACCCTAACCCTCCCCTCAAGGGGGAGGGGATAAGATTGGGGCTCTCTGACTGTCAGGAAAGCTCAGCGCTATCAGGCCTTGAGGCCGGCCAGGACCTGATCGAGCAGCAGCATGATGCCGCTATAGCCATGCATGGTGATATAGGCGGCCTGCGGATCGAGATAGACGATATGGCCCTGCTTGGCGGCGCTGGTCTGGTTGACCAGCTCGTTATCGAGGAGAGAAGCGGCGGCGCCTTCGCTGCCGACGCCGGCATCGCGGTCGACGACGAAGAGCCAATCGGGATTGCGCTCGAGGATGAACTCGAAGGAGACGGTGTCCCCGCCATGGTCGCCGTCATCGACATTTTCCATGACCGAGGGAATGGCCAATTCGTTGTGAATCCAGGCGACGCGGCTATCGGGACCATAGACGCCGACATTGCCGGCATTGGTGACCAGCACGAGCGCAGTGCCCTTGCCCTCGGCGGCGGCTTTCACTTCGGCAATCTTGGCATCGAGAGTGGCATTGAGCTCGGCGGCCTTGTCCTCGAGC
Protein-coding regions in this window:
- a CDS encoding siderophore ABC transporter substrate-binding protein; translated protein: MKHITRTPAIVAALLAGAFSLTAMTASAQDKVIIHAQGETTISGVPAKVLTSDWAAFDNLHALGVPVAGVPASNAPGYLKDFVAADAIQIGSLFEPDFEGIAASEADLYIVGARSRDAYGTAKDILPTVDMSIDNSAIIAGVQGNITKYGEIFGLEDKAAELNATLDAKIAEVKAAAEGKGTALVLVTNAGNVGVYGPDSRVAWIHNELAIPSVMENVDDGDHGGDTVSFEFILERNPDWLFVVDRDAGVGSEGAAASLLDNELVNQTSAAKQGHIVYLDPQAAYITMHGYSGIMLLLDQVLAGLKA